From one Pseudopipra pipra isolate bDixPip1 chromosome 2, bDixPip1.hap1, whole genome shotgun sequence genomic stretch:
- the GDAP2 gene encoding ganglioside-induced differentiation-associated protein 2 isoform X1, whose protein sequence is MDPLGAPSQFVDIDTLPGWTDAYEAKQLDSHQNPVGKAQVDVRSPFPYRKDINEKIILWKGDVALLNCTAIVNTSNESLTDKNPVSESIFMHAGPDLKDELQKLKGCRTGEAKLTKGFNLAARFIIHTVGPKYKSRYRTAAESSLYSCYRNVLQLAKEQAMCSVGFCVINSLKRCYPLEDATHIALRTVRRFLEIHGETLEKVVFAVSELEEATYQKLLPLYFPRSLEEEIQSLPYLPADIGNAEGEPVVPERQIRITEKPGVPDDASDEEGLEADLSFIGSHAFARMEGDVDKQRRLILQGQLSEAALQKQHQRNYNRWLCQARAEDLSDIASLKALYQTGVDNCGRTVMVVVGRNIPVTLIDMEKALLYFIHVMDHIAVKEYVLVYFHTLTNDYNQLDSNFLKKLYDVVDAKYKRNLKALYFVHPTFRSKVSAWFFTTFTVSGLKDKIHYVESLQQLFAAIPPEQIDLPPFVLEYDARENGPYYSSYPPSPDL, encoded by the exons ATGGATCCCTTGGGTGCTCCTTCCCAATTTGTGGATATTGACACTCTGCCAGGCTGGACTGATGCCTATGAGGCCAAGCAGCTGGACTCTCACCAAAATCCTGTTGGAAAGGCTCAAGTTGATGTTAGATCACCTTTTCCATACAGGAAAGACAtcaatgaaaaaataatcttatg GAAAGGAGATGTCGCGTTATTGAACTGCACGGCCATTGTAAATACCAGTAATGAGTCTCTCACCGATAAGAATCCAGTATCTGAAAGTATATTCATGCATGCTGGGCCTGACCTGAAGGATGAACTCCAGAAGCTCAAAG gTTGCAGGACAGGCGAGGCTAAACTCACCAAAGGGTTTAATTTGGCTGCACGTTTCATCATTCACACAGTGGGACCCAAGTACAAGAGCCGGTATCGCACCGCGGCCGAGAGTTCTCTGTACAGCTGTTACCGCAACGTCTTGCAGCTCGCAAA ggAACAGGCAATGTGCTCTGTAGGATTTTGTGTCATTAACTCTCTGAAAAGATGCTACCCCTTGGAGGATGCAACCCACATAGCACTGC GCACAGTTAGAAGGTTTCTGGAGATTCATGGAGAGACTCTGGAGAAGGTGGTGTTTGCTGTTTCTGAGCTTGAAGAG GCCACTTACCAGAAGTTGCTGCCTCTGTATTTTCCAAGATCGCTGGAAGAAGAGATACAATCCTTACCTTACCTCCCTGCAGATATTGGCAATGCGGAAGGGGAGCCTGTAGTACCAGAGCGGCAGATCAGGATTACGGAAAAGCCGGGTGTTCCAGATG ATGCTTCAGATGAAGAGGGTCTGGAGGCAGATTTGTCTTTCATTGGTTCCCATGCTTTTGCCCGCATGGAGGGAGATGTTGATAAACAGAGACGCCTCATCCTTCAGGGACAGTTGTCAGAGGCAGCACTGCAAAAACAGCATCAGAGGAA TTATAATCGCTGGCTGTGTCAGGCAAGAGCTGAAGACCTCTCTGACATTGCTTCTCTCAAAGCCTTGTACCAGACAG GTGTAGATAACTGTGGCCGCACAGTGATGGTGGTGGTTGGAAGGAATATCCCTGTAACATTGATAGACATGGAAAAG GCTCTCCTATATTTCATCCATGTCATGGATCATATTGCAGTGAAGGAATATGTCTTGGTGTATTTCCATACACTCACAAATGATTACAATCAACTAGACtctaatttcttgaagaaactctatgatgTTGTTGATGCCAA GTACAAGAGGAATTTGAAGGCACTATATTTTGTCCACCCAACATTTCGTTCGAAG GTTTCAGCATGGTTTTTCACAACCTTTACAGTCTCAGGGCTAAAGGACAAAATCCACTATGTGGAAAGCCTTCAGCAGTTATTCGCAGCCATACCCCCAGAACAGATCGATCTCCCCCCTTTTGTCCTCGAGTATGATGCCAGG GAAAATGGGCCTTACTACTCTTCTTATCCTCCATCCCCTGACTTGTGA
- the GDAP2 gene encoding ganglioside-induced differentiation-associated protein 2 isoform X2, giving the protein MHAGPDLKDELQKLKGCRTGEAKLTKGFNLAARFIIHTVGPKYKSRYRTAAESSLYSCYRNVLQLAKEQAMCSVGFCVINSLKRCYPLEDATHIALRTVRRFLEIHGETLEKVVFAVSELEEATYQKLLPLYFPRSLEEEIQSLPYLPADIGNAEGEPVVPERQIRITEKPGVPDDASDEEGLEADLSFIGSHAFARMEGDVDKQRRLILQGQLSEAALQKQHQRNYNRWLCQARAEDLSDIASLKALYQTGVDNCGRTVMVVVGRNIPVTLIDMEKALLYFIHVMDHIAVKEYVLVYFHTLTNDYNQLDSNFLKKLYDVVDAKYKRNLKALYFVHPTFRSKVSAWFFTTFTVSGLKDKIHYVESLQQLFAAIPPEQIDLPPFVLEYDARENGPYYSSYPPSPDL; this is encoded by the exons ATGCATGCTGGGCCTGACCTGAAGGATGAACTCCAGAAGCTCAAAG gTTGCAGGACAGGCGAGGCTAAACTCACCAAAGGGTTTAATTTGGCTGCACGTTTCATCATTCACACAGTGGGACCCAAGTACAAGAGCCGGTATCGCACCGCGGCCGAGAGTTCTCTGTACAGCTGTTACCGCAACGTCTTGCAGCTCGCAAA ggAACAGGCAATGTGCTCTGTAGGATTTTGTGTCATTAACTCTCTGAAAAGATGCTACCCCTTGGAGGATGCAACCCACATAGCACTGC GCACAGTTAGAAGGTTTCTGGAGATTCATGGAGAGACTCTGGAGAAGGTGGTGTTTGCTGTTTCTGAGCTTGAAGAG GCCACTTACCAGAAGTTGCTGCCTCTGTATTTTCCAAGATCGCTGGAAGAAGAGATACAATCCTTACCTTACCTCCCTGCAGATATTGGCAATGCGGAAGGGGAGCCTGTAGTACCAGAGCGGCAGATCAGGATTACGGAAAAGCCGGGTGTTCCAGATG ATGCTTCAGATGAAGAGGGTCTGGAGGCAGATTTGTCTTTCATTGGTTCCCATGCTTTTGCCCGCATGGAGGGAGATGTTGATAAACAGAGACGCCTCATCCTTCAGGGACAGTTGTCAGAGGCAGCACTGCAAAAACAGCATCAGAGGAA TTATAATCGCTGGCTGTGTCAGGCAAGAGCTGAAGACCTCTCTGACATTGCTTCTCTCAAAGCCTTGTACCAGACAG GTGTAGATAACTGTGGCCGCACAGTGATGGTGGTGGTTGGAAGGAATATCCCTGTAACATTGATAGACATGGAAAAG GCTCTCCTATATTTCATCCATGTCATGGATCATATTGCAGTGAAGGAATATGTCTTGGTGTATTTCCATACACTCACAAATGATTACAATCAACTAGACtctaatttcttgaagaaactctatgatgTTGTTGATGCCAA GTACAAGAGGAATTTGAAGGCACTATATTTTGTCCACCCAACATTTCGTTCGAAG GTTTCAGCATGGTTTTTCACAACCTTTACAGTCTCAGGGCTAAAGGACAAAATCCACTATGTGGAAAGCCTTCAGCAGTTATTCGCAGCCATACCCCCAGAACAGATCGATCTCCCCCCTTTTGTCCTCGAGTATGATGCCAGG GAAAATGGGCCTTACTACTCTTCTTATCCTCCATCCCCTGACTTGTGA